Proteins encoded within one genomic window of Zootoca vivipara chromosome 12, rZooViv1.1, whole genome shotgun sequence:
- the RPP38 gene encoding ribonuclease P protein subunit p38 — protein sequence MSLQATKGSSARKSKQMPVKTSLSNPYTLQWSPVDGADMHYILGALGDVMKQIGLEKVETRRRKKPSSGKKQEKKECHGQTSRLQDENCPGDAKAHGWTDLQIRNQLAIGINEVTRALEKNELLLVLVCKSAKPAMLTSHLILLCASRATPAGQVPRLSESLAPVLGLTSVLALGFKKDTDTFAEVAKTIIPRIPHLDVPWIQHGTERLLATEDAHPANLQAVECAESDPEERSPNHKRKRAGGSRLVSPGCTALQALKVKKIVPNPNKRRKLPKTKKRISK from the coding sequence ATGTCCCTTCAGGCAACAAAGGGATCGTCAGCCCGTAAATCGAAGCAAATGCCTGTAAAGACATCTTTGAGCAACCCATATACTCTGCAGTGGAGCCCTGTGGATGGAGCAGACATGCACTACATATTGGGGGCCTTAGGAGATGTTATGAAACAGATTGGGTTAGAAAAGGTAGAGACTCGGAGAAGGAAGAAACCCTCTTCTGGAAAGAAGCAGGAGAAAAAAGAATGCCATGGCCAGACCAGCAGACTTCAAGACGAGAATTGCCCTGGAGATGCTAAAGCACATGGGTGGACTGACTTGCAAATCAGGAACCAACTCGCTATCGGGATTAACGAAGTAACCAGAGCGCTGGAAAAAAACGAGCTGCTTCTGGTGCTTGTGTGCAAGTCTGCCAAACCTGCTATGCTAACGTCTCACCTTATTCTGCTCTGCGCAAGCCGGGCCACTCCAGCCGGCCAGGTTCCCCGTCTCAGTGAAAGCCTCGCACCGGTCCTCGGGTTAACGTCCGTCCTAGCCCTGGGATTTAAAAAGGACACTGACACTTTTGCAGAGGTAGCCAAAACGATTATCCCGCGAATACCACATTTGGATGTGCCCTGGATTCAGCACGGAACAGAACGTTTGCTGGCCACTGAAGATGCTCATCCGGCGAACTTGCAGGCGGTTGAGTGCGCAGAGTCGGACCCGGAAGAGCGCTCTCCCAACCACAAGCGGAAAAGAGCAGGTGGTAGCAGGCTTGTCTCTCCTGGTTGTACAGCCCTGCAAGCACTCAAGGTTAAAAAAATAGTACCCAACCCAAACAAGCGAAGGAAGCTTCCCAAAACTAAAAAGCGTATTTCAAAGTAA